The following are from one region of the Nicotiana tomentosiformis chromosome 7, ASM39032v3, whole genome shotgun sequence genome:
- the LOC138895252 gene encoding uncharacterized protein produces the protein MELVLSLRDGEEEEENDFGLLSPSRASTDTQNTSISMGVDTALTRIEEDGERTSTQVPEPLETKDLLPRGKDTVEEAADAGELSWYKAKVQRLIEERDALKLLGGQREGEVKRLQAELEVSRKEQTELIEQVQKIFGFNEIDSELRANNSVLHVEQKFEVIRQLRAEVDVVKSEAEEWKKNMDHLASEKETARTQLASAEVQLRSLKEKTLVQAKNIEEF, from the exons ATGGAGTTGGTCCTGAGTCTAAGGgatggagaagaagaagaagaaaatgatttcGGGTTGTTATCTCCTTCCCGGGCTAGCACCGATACTCAGAATACTTCGATTTCGATGGGAGTTGATACTGCTCTAACCAGGATTGAGGAGGACGGGGAGAGGACTTCGACCCAAGTTCCCGAGCCTTTGGAGACCAAGGATCTTTTACCTCGGGGTAAAGATACTGTCGAAGAGGCGGCGGATGCCG GGGAGCTAAGCTGGTACAAGGCCAAAGTTCAAAGGCTTAtcgaggagagagatgccttaaAGCTTCTCGGTGGgcagagagaaggagaagtaaaAAGACTTCAGGCCGAGCTAGAAGTATCTCGGAAAGAACAAACTGAGTTGATCGAGCAAGTACAAAAAATCTTTGGTTTTAATGAAATCGACTCGGAATTGAGGGCTAATAACTCGGTCCTGCACGTTGAGCAAAAGTTTGAAGTGATTAGGCAGCTTCGTGCTGAAGTGGATGTAGTGAAATCAGAGGCCGAGGAgtggaagaagaacatggaccACCTCGCCTCAGAGAAAGAGACTGCTCGAACACAGCTAGCTTCGGCTGAGGTCCAACTCCGAAGTTTAAAAGAGAAaaccttggtgcaagccaagaatATCGAGGAGTTCTAG
- the LOC104114780 gene encoding ribonuclease 3-like protein 3: protein MENPKQEVNLVSLYTSSSENLHLTEEMNQITLNDETQIVLERSVEEVEKIIAYKFKNPNLLQQALTHSSFEENCASYERLEYMGDAVLNLLIATEHYLDYPDLPPGKLTRLRAANVDTEKLARVAIKYNLHDYLRHKKPLLKGQVEEFRDAIMEYPLHSTGLIDPPKVLADIVESLIGAIYIDCNFSMDTTWKVVKNLLQPLITLGKLEIHPVTKINELCQKNGLKAEFVDSWEERGEVEVHVNGKFVGKGKFSGKKIIAQNRAAHNAYYQVVTNLRMEKTIDDYPCDEIQN from the exons ATGGAAAATCCAAAACAAGAGGTAAACCTTGTCTCTCTTTATACTTCATCATCAGAAAACCTTCATTTAACAGAAGAAATGAACCAAATTACACTGAATGATGAAACTCAAATTGTTTTGGAGAGGTCAGTGGAGGAAGTAGAGAAAATAATAGCATACAAATTCAAGAACCCTAATTTGTTACAACAAGCTTTGACTCATTCTTCCTTTGAAGAAAACTGTGCTTCATATGAGAGATTGGAGTATATGG GTGATGCTGTTCTCAATCTGTTGATAGCAACGGAGCATTATTTGGATTACCCAGATTTACCTCCTGGGAAACTAACAAGGTTGAGAGCTGCCAATGTAGATACTGAGAAACTTGCTAGAGTTGCCATCAAATATAATTTGCATGATTATTTACGTCACAAGAAGCCTTTACTTAAAGGACAA GTGGAAGAATTCAGAGATGCAATAATGGAGTATCCATTGCATTCAACAGGTCTCATTGACCCCCCTAAAGTTCTTGCAGATATAGTTGAATCTTTGATTGGTGCAATCTATATTGATTGCAATTTCTCCATGGATACAACTTGGAAG GTGGTAAAAAATTTGTTGCAGCCTCTAATTACTCTAGGAAAACTCGAGATTCATCCAGTTACGAAAATTAACGAGTTATGCCAAAAGAATGGATTGAAAGCAGAATTTGTTGATTCATGGGAGGAAAGAGGAGAGGTTGAAGTTCATGTTAATGGCAAATTTGTTGGAAAGGGGAAGTTTAGTGGAAAGAAAATAATTGCACAAAATCGGGCTGCACACAATGCTTATTATCAAGTTGTCACAAATTTGAGGATGGAAAAAACTATTGATGATTACCCTTGTGATGAAATACAAAACTGA